In Thauera aromatica K172, one DNA window encodes the following:
- the rdgC gene encoding recombination-associated protein RdgC yields the protein MIRNIVAYPLPRGWPHLAHETAALLSRREFQGCGALDTAHAGFVPPRDDAALCEAIAGRYLFCHQHEEKILPASVVNEYVEIKCEEIEQQQGYKLGRKQRTMVKEEVVTELLPQAFTKKRRTLAWINSERGWLIIEATSTKRAEDVLEDMRHALDTVPAGLLSTEVNPARAMLRWLADQEAPDRFTIDSDCELVSFAEDEGVVRYTNWDLAGEDIQHQISIGRAPTLLGLTFDDRVSFIMTNRLELKRILLLDIVTAGQEEADDAIAKFDADFTLVAAEIEGVLEALVDELGGLAKKGDPDLVDMGNGGAEPGRSTGDLRREVRSAFEKLAEGVAAHGGSMTISTGDDQVIVGVGNDLDPLYHDAKRIVIEQGRPSISLVQRHLRIGYNRAARLIEQMETDGLVSAMRADGTREVLAA from the coding sequence ATGATCCGCAACATCGTTGCCTACCCGCTCCCGCGCGGCTGGCCGCACCTCGCTCATGAAACGGCGGCACTGCTATCCCGCCGCGAGTTCCAGGGCTGCGGTGCCCTAGATACTGCTCACGCCGGCTTCGTGCCGCCGCGCGACGACGCTGCGCTGTGCGAAGCCATCGCCGGACGTTATCTGTTCTGCCACCAGCATGAAGAGAAGATCCTGCCCGCCTCCGTCGTCAACGAGTACGTCGAGATCAAGTGCGAGGAGATCGAGCAGCAGCAGGGCTACAAGCTCGGTCGCAAGCAGCGCACGATGGTCAAGGAAGAGGTCGTCACCGAACTTCTGCCGCAGGCCTTTACCAAGAAGCGCCGCACGCTCGCATGGATCAACAGCGAGCGCGGGTGGTTGATCATCGAGGCCACGAGCACCAAGCGTGCTGAGGACGTGCTCGAAGATATGCGCCACGCCCTCGACACCGTGCCTGCAGGGCTACTCAGCACCGAAGTGAATCCTGCTCGCGCGATGCTTCGCTGGCTAGCCGATCAGGAGGCGCCGGATCGCTTCACCATCGACTCGGATTGCGAGCTCGTCTCCTTCGCAGAGGATGAGGGTGTCGTTCGGTACACGAACTGGGATCTCGCCGGCGAAGACATCCAGCACCAGATCTCCATCGGCCGCGCGCCTACCCTGCTCGGGCTGACGTTCGATGATCGCGTCAGCTTCATCATGACGAACCGGCTCGAGCTCAAGCGGATTCTCCTGCTGGACATTGTCACCGCCGGACAAGAAGAGGCGGACGACGCGATCGCCAAGTTCGACGCCGATTTCACTCTGGTCGCCGCCGAGATTGAGGGCGTACTGGAAGCGCTGGTCGACGAGTTGGGCGGGCTGGCGAAAAAGGGTGATCCAGATCTCGTCGACATGGGCAACGGCGGCGCAGAGCCTGGCCGTAGCACTGGTGATCTACGTCGTGAAGTGCGTTCGGCGTTCGAAAAGCTGGCCGAGGGGGTCGCGGCCCATGGCGGCAGCATGACGATCAGCACCGGAGACGACCAGGTCATCGTTGGCGTGGGCAACGACCTCGACCCGCTATACCACGACGCAAAACGCATCGTGATCGAACAGGGCCGCCCCTCCATCTCCCTGGTCCAGCGCCACCTGCGCATCGGCTACAACCGCGCCGCGCGCCTCATCGAGCAGATGGAGACCGACGGCCTCGTCTCCGCGATGCGGGCCGACGGCACTCGTGAGGTGCTCGCAGCATGA
- a CDS encoding AAA family ATPase: MKLHSIHADGFLGARTIDLPLIEPITLVAGQNGAGKSSLKDAISFALVADLCRVSKKGDAETLISEGASAARVFVQTDTSDFEVHISKAGKITDHASGREPHAALPFVLDPARFAQLAEADRRIMLFGLLGIETSHKAIGERMTRRGLSAEKIAAVLPLLRAGFSAGEKHAKELASQARGAWKAVTGEPYGDKKAEGWEPPPVAALAGDPSALAENAEARAHEFAQQVSDLQQDLGAARATREAAQQRAVRIERLRDQAGMVERIKSRLATAEENISHCKAQLTAAGSEDPKAPGSYLLRGMASTLGEFVEIADDAGIDASLTNRARTHLAEYRKLHGDPNAKPADPARLAEIRHALQTAESGAANARRDLAAAEAAGAELEDLEKAAQAETPKTGDIETRLADAQRRLADWQTDARKYRDATGAAERRTQQIASAAAHHADVQQWSAIADALSPNGIQAEMIAEALGPLNARLAEHAALAQWQPPRIGADMAITVGGRLYPLLSESERWRADALLAVTIAQLSGLRLVVLDRLDVLDTAGREDALFWLSDVAETGQIDTAIILATLKAAPPAKALPPHIASHWIEHGTLIATHTNQQDLEAA, from the coding sequence ATGAAACTCCACTCCATCCACGCCGACGGCTTCCTCGGCGCGCGCACGATCGACCTGCCGCTCATCGAGCCGATCACTCTGGTCGCCGGCCAGAACGGTGCCGGCAAGAGCAGCCTTAAGGACGCCATCAGCTTTGCCCTGGTCGCCGACCTGTGCCGCGTCAGTAAGAAAGGCGACGCCGAAACCCTCATCAGCGAGGGGGCCTCCGCCGCCCGGGTGTTCGTCCAGACCGACACCAGCGATTTCGAAGTGCACATCAGCAAGGCCGGCAAAATCACCGATCACGCCTCCGGCCGTGAGCCGCACGCGGCCCTGCCCTTCGTCCTGGACCCTGCCCGCTTCGCGCAGCTCGCCGAGGCCGACCGCCGCATCATGCTCTTCGGCCTGCTGGGTATCGAGACAAGCCACAAGGCCATCGGCGAGCGCATGACCCGGCGCGGCCTGAGCGCGGAGAAGATCGCCGCGGTGCTCCCGCTGCTGCGCGCCGGCTTTTCCGCCGGCGAGAAGCACGCCAAGGAACTGGCATCCCAGGCCCGCGGCGCGTGGAAGGCGGTCACCGGCGAACCCTACGGCGACAAGAAGGCCGAAGGCTGGGAGCCGCCGCCGGTCGCAGCGCTGGCAGGGGACCCCTCCGCTCTGGCTGAGAACGCGGAAGCACGTGCGCACGAGTTCGCTCAGCAGGTTTCCGATCTGCAGCAGGATCTCGGCGCCGCTCGCGCAACGCGGGAGGCGGCTCAGCAGCGCGCGGTCCGTATCGAGCGTCTGCGTGATCAAGCCGGCATGGTCGAGCGCATCAAGAGCCGGCTGGCTACCGCCGAGGAAAACATTTCCCACTGCAAGGCGCAGCTCACCGCCGCCGGCAGCGAAGATCCGAAGGCGCCGGGCAGCTACCTGCTGCGCGGTATGGCGAGCACCCTTGGCGAGTTCGTCGAGATCGCAGACGACGCGGGAATCGACGCCAGCCTCACCAACCGCGCACGCACCCACCTCGCCGAGTACCGCAAGCTGCACGGCGACCCCAACGCTAAGCCCGCCGATCCGGCACGCCTGGCGGAGATTCGCCATGCCCTCCAGACGGCCGAGTCTGGCGCGGCGAACGCCCGCAGGGATCTCGCTGCCGCCGAAGCCGCCGGTGCTGAGCTTGAAGATCTCGAAAAAGCCGCGCAGGCCGAGACCCCGAAGACCGGCGACATCGAGACTCGACTAGCCGATGCCCAGCGCCGCCTCGCGGACTGGCAGACGGACGCCCGCAAATACCGCGACGCTACCGGCGCCGCAGAGCGTCGCACGCAGCAGATCGCCAGCGCTGCAGCGCATCACGCCGACGTGCAGCAGTGGTCCGCGATCGCCGATGCGCTGAGCCCGAACGGGATCCAGGCTGAAATGATCGCCGAGGCGCTCGGTCCGCTGAACGCGCGCCTTGCCGAACATGCTGCACTCGCGCAGTGGCAGCCGCCGCGCATCGGAGCCGACATGGCCATCACCGTCGGCGGCCGGCTCTACCCGCTGTTGTCGGAGAGCGAGCGCTGGCGCGCCGACGCGCTGCTCGCGGTAACGATCGCCCAACTGTCCGGCCTTCGGCTGGTCGTGCTCGACCGCCTGGACGTACTCGACACCGCCGGTCGAGAAGACGCGCTGTTCTGGCTCTCCGATGTGGCCGAGACCGGGCAGATCGACACCGCAATCATTCTCGCCACGCTGAAGGCCGCGCCCCCGGCCAAGGCCTTGCCGCCGCACATCGCAAGCCACTGGATCGAGCACGGAACCCTGATCGCCACCCACACCAACCAGCAAGACCTGGAGGCAGCATGA
- a CDS encoding 3'-5' exonuclease produces MKPILFYDTETTGLPDFKAPSEAPHQPHIVQLAALLVDPDSRQTIASMDVIVRPDGWTIPAEVAEVHGITTERAITVGVSESTALGLFLDLWHAADFRVGHNESFDARIVRIAQHRFECGELDVWKEGRAECTARLATSICAIPPTDRMRAAGRFHHKTPNLVEAYRHFTGRDLDNAHSAMADVQACRDVYFAIQDKRNAEASEGTAS; encoded by the coding sequence ATGAAGCCCATCCTCTTCTACGACACCGAGACAACCGGCCTGCCCGACTTCAAGGCCCCGTCCGAAGCGCCTCACCAACCCCACATCGTCCAGCTCGCCGCCCTGCTGGTCGATCCCGATTCACGCCAGACCATCGCCAGCATGGACGTGATCGTGCGCCCCGATGGCTGGACGATTCCCGCCGAAGTCGCGGAGGTGCACGGCATCACGACCGAGCGCGCAATCACCGTCGGCGTGTCCGAAAGCACTGCGCTCGGGCTGTTCCTTGACCTGTGGCACGCCGCCGATTTTCGCGTCGGGCACAACGAGAGCTTCGATGCCAGAATCGTCCGCATCGCCCAACACCGCTTCGAATGCGGCGAACTCGACGTCTGGAAGGAAGGCCGCGCCGAGTGCACCGCCCGCCTGGCCACGTCGATCTGCGCAATCCCGCCCACCGATCGCATGCGCGCCGCCGGTCGATTCCATCACAAAACCCCGAACCTCGTGGAAGCCTACCGCCACTTCACCGGTCGCGACCTGGATAACGCTCACAGCGCAATGGCCGATGTGCAGGCCTGCCGCGACGTCTACTTCGCAATCCAAGACAAAAGGAACGCAGAAGCCAGCGAGGGGACCGCATCGTGA
- a CDS encoding DNA cytosine methyltransferase, producing MKRDAFTLPLLAEELIIDNFAGGGGTSTGLEAAFGRPVDIAINHDPEALAMHAANHPHTRHLCESVWDVDPREIKGPVGLVWLSPDCKHFSKAKGGKPVEKKIRGLAWVALRWAAVKRPRVIMLENVEEFITWGPLIEHPDGTMRPCPRRKGREFGAFTNALRRQGYSVDWRELRACDYGAPTIRKRFFLIARRDGLPIRWPEPTHGHPASREVLAGHRKPWRTAAECIDWTLPCPSIFERKRPLADATLRRIAKGVMRYVVEAVEPFIVGLAHGEFSERAGSRTHALHDPMRTIHAGGGNFALVAPVLTECANASSPRSMPIDEPLRTICAETKGGHHALVAAFMAKHYGGVVGHELHGEPLHTVTSQDHNALVASHLVKLRNNGVGSDHREPLHTITGGGEHFGEVRAFLVKYYGTDQDPRLEEPLHTVTTKDRYGLVTVAGEQYQIADIGMRMLAPRELFRAQGFPEHYIIGDDPAQGLCLTKSAQVRMCGNSVCPPVAQALVTANFEHEKAWRVQA from the coding sequence ATGAAGCGCGACGCCTTCACACTGCCCCTGCTCGCCGAGGAGCTGATCATCGACAACTTCGCCGGCGGCGGCGGGACCTCGACCGGCCTCGAAGCCGCCTTCGGCCGCCCCGTCGATATTGCGATCAACCACGACCCGGAAGCGCTCGCGATGCATGCGGCGAACCACCCGCACACGCGGCACCTGTGCGAATCGGTGTGGGACGTCGATCCGCGCGAGATCAAGGGGCCGGTCGGCCTGGTGTGGCTGTCGCCGGACTGCAAGCACTTCAGCAAGGCGAAGGGCGGCAAGCCCGTCGAGAAGAAGATCCGCGGCCTCGCATGGGTCGCGCTGCGCTGGGCGGCGGTGAAGCGCCCGCGGGTGATCATGCTCGAGAACGTCGAGGAGTTCATCACCTGGGGCCCGCTCATCGAGCATCCGGACGGCACGATGCGGCCCTGCCCGCGGCGCAAGGGCCGCGAGTTCGGCGCCTTCACGAACGCGCTTCGCCGGCAAGGCTACTCGGTCGATTGGCGCGAGCTGCGCGCCTGCGACTACGGCGCGCCGACGATCCGCAAGCGCTTCTTCCTGATCGCGCGCCGCGACGGGCTGCCGATCCGCTGGCCCGAGCCGACGCACGGCCACCCGGCGAGCCGCGAGGTCCTCGCCGGCCACCGCAAGCCGTGGCGCACGGCTGCCGAGTGCATCGACTGGACTCTACCCTGCCCGTCGATCTTTGAGCGCAAGCGCCCGCTTGCTGATGCCACGCTGCGCCGGATCGCGAAGGGGGTGATGCGGTACGTGGTGGAGGCTGTGGAGCCGTTCATCGTCGGACTCGCTCACGGCGAGTTCAGCGAGCGAGCCGGCAGCCGTACCCATGCACTGCACGACCCGATGCGCACGATCCACGCAGGCGGCGGAAATTTCGCACTGGTCGCCCCGGTGCTGACCGAGTGCGCGAACGCCTCCTCCCCGCGCAGCATGCCGATCGATGAACCTCTGCGGACGATCTGCGCCGAGACGAAGGGCGGGCATCACGCCCTCGTCGCCGCCTTCATGGCGAAACACTACGGCGGCGTGGTCGGCCACGAACTGCACGGCGAGCCGCTTCATACCGTCACGAGTCAGGACCACAACGCACTCGTCGCCTCGCACCTGGTGAAGCTGCGGAACAACGGCGTTGGCAGCGATCACCGTGAGCCGCTTCACACCATCACCGGCGGCGGCGAGCACTTCGGCGAGGTCCGCGCCTTCCTCGTGAAGTATTACGGCACCGATCAGGACCCGCGCCTCGAGGAACCGCTCCACACGGTGACCACGAAGGACCGCTACGGCCTGGTCACCGTCGCCGGCGAGCAGTACCAGATCGCCGACATCGGCATGCGGATGCTCGCCCCGCGCGAACTCTTCCGGGCGCAAGGCTTCCCCGAGCACTACATCATCGGCGACGACCCGGCGCAGGGCCTGTGCCTGACGAAGTCGGCGCAGGTACGCATGTGCGGGAACTCCGTCTGCCCGCCGGTCGCGCAGGCGCTGGTGACGGCGAATTTCGAGCACGAGAAGGCGTGGAGGGTTCAGGCATGA
- a CDS encoding phosphoadenosine phosphosulfate reductase family protein → MTRDLSLFEGGARLQMTESIELTIQSMRAHGPRHDHWVFAWSGGKDSTATLTLILYLIAAGKIAAPRRITVLYADTRQELPPLAIAAQEIMDCLAERGVAYRIVRAPLDKRFLPYILGRGVPPPNNNTLRWCTRQIKVDPMTAAIAETLADGTALVITGVRQGESAIRDRRIEMSCSKDGAECGQGWYQQVLPESKGVRGRIATLAPILHWRVCHVWEWLRHWAPTAEFGEWPTEVIADAYGGDEAEEINARTGCVGCPLAQEEKALEAILAMPRWQWLAPLRRLKPIYRELREPRNRLRKSGAETRKDGSLAANPQRMGPLTFEAREWALAEILSIQAECNAARPTRVPALSLIDGEEEARIRELIAAGTWPDGWSGDEPHADEFLGVTVYANGAEQHDLFGLEETA, encoded by the coding sequence ATGACCCGCGACCTCTCCCTCTTCGAAGGCGGCGCCCGCCTGCAGATGACGGAATCGATCGAGCTGACGATCCAGTCGATGCGGGCCCACGGCCCGCGGCACGATCACTGGGTGTTCGCATGGTCCGGCGGCAAGGACTCGACCGCGACGCTCACCCTGATCCTCTACCTCATTGCCGCCGGCAAGATCGCGGCGCCGAGGCGCATCACCGTGCTGTACGCCGACACCAGGCAGGAACTGCCGCCGCTGGCCATTGCTGCGCAGGAGATCATGGACTGCCTCGCCGAGCGCGGCGTCGCGTACCGCATCGTCCGCGCGCCGCTCGACAAACGATTCCTGCCCTACATCCTCGGCCGCGGCGTTCCGCCTCCGAACAACAACACGCTTCGGTGGTGCACGCGCCAGATCAAGGTCGATCCGATGACGGCCGCGATCGCCGAGACCCTCGCTGACGGTACCGCACTGGTGATCACCGGCGTGCGCCAGGGCGAGAGCGCGATCCGCGACCGCCGCATCGAGATGAGCTGCAGCAAGGACGGCGCAGAGTGCGGCCAGGGCTGGTATCAGCAGGTCCTGCCGGAGTCGAAGGGCGTGCGCGGCCGCATCGCCACCCTCGCGCCGATCCTGCACTGGCGCGTCTGCCACGTCTGGGAATGGCTGCGGCACTGGGCCCCAACTGCGGAGTTCGGCGAGTGGCCGACCGAGGTCATCGCCGACGCCTACGGCGGCGACGAGGCCGAGGAGATCAACGCCCGCACCGGCTGCGTCGGCTGCCCGCTTGCGCAGGAGGAGAAGGCGCTCGAGGCGATCCTCGCCATGCCGCGCTGGCAGTGGCTGGCACCGCTGCGTCGCCTGAAGCCGATCTACCGGGAACTGCGCGAGCCGAGGAACCGGTTGCGCAAATCCGGCGCCGAGACGCGCAAGGACGGCTCGCTCGCTGCCAACCCGCAGCGCATGGGCCCGCTCACCTTCGAGGCGCGCGAATGGGCGCTCGCCGAGATCCTGAGCATCCAGGCCGAATGCAACGCCGCACGGCCTACGCGCGTGCCGGCGCTGTCGCTGATCGACGGCGAGGAAGAAGCCCGCATCCGCGAGCTGATCGCCGCTGGCACCTGGCCAGACGGATGGAGCGGCGATGAGCCGCATGCGGACGAGTTCCTCGGCGTGACCGTGTATGCGAACGGTGCCGAGCAGCACGATCTATTCGGACTTGAGGAAACAGCATGA
- a CDS encoding helix-turn-helix transcriptional regulator, which translates to MTTKPLTAIKPIYVDLPTVAEIVALSVTTVQELVRQGQFPAPRQTSGRRVAWLVREVEEWAESRPTSSLLPPPNTGAKKPRKQVAA; encoded by the coding sequence ATGACCACAAAACCCCTCACCGCAATCAAGCCGATCTACGTCGACCTCCCGACCGTTGCCGAGATCGTCGCGCTGTCGGTCACGACGGTGCAGGAACTCGTCAGGCAGGGGCAATTCCCGGCCCCGCGCCAGACATCCGGCCGCCGCGTCGCCTGGCTGGTGCGCGAGGTCGAGGAATGGGCGGAGAGCCGGCCGACCTCGAGTCTGTTGCCGCCGCCGAATACGGGGGCGAAGAAGCCGCGGAAGCAGGTTGCGGCGTAA
- a CDS encoding phage integrase N-terminal SAM-like domain-containing protein: MTETIEQTATVATAQQPRLMDRVRAALRVAHYALSTERTYCHWIKRYILHHNKRHPLDRIS, encoded by the coding sequence ATGACTGAAACCATCGAACAAACCGCGACAGTCGCCACGGCGCAGCAGCCGCGCCTGATGGATCGGGTACGGGCGGCGCTCCGGGTTGCGCACTACGCGCTGAGCACGGAGCGCACGTACTGTCACTGGATCAAGCGCTACATCCTGCACCACAACAAGCGCCACCCGCTCGACCGGATCTCCTGA
- a CDS encoding tyrosine-type recombinase/integrase, with the protein MTFDARTIKLLPAGEHLTSPEFPGLRIVATESGRAWTYRYKSPIDGRMRQTKLGEWPAMSVHLAVAAWDGLRRAREAGEDPALAAKEARAEKRRQVEAKRRQAMTAAYTVLDVCNDYYAGHIRITRQRKGAAEVRRMFDLDLGATASLPAATLTRSQAFDLIRSIAERAPVQAQNLRSELGAAWDYAIDSGRLPDTSPNWWRLILRGKIKSKGKKIGGQHVGTSKRVLTADETGEVIRWLPNFSSLVEDVLTLYLWTATRGAEICGMSGSEVREEADGILWWQCPKEKTKNARHENATDLRVPLFGRARTVVLRRKDLYGAGYLFPAKTKVVKPVEQKTVQVAVYHHQPYSRTRPDEPRPRLPVTHWAPHDLRRTARTLLASIGCPNEVGEAVIGHMQPGIVGTYNLHSYDDQRVEWLRRLDAHLEGLARR; encoded by the coding sequence ATGACCTTCGACGCACGCACCATCAAGCTCCTGCCTGCGGGCGAGCATCTTACCAGCCCTGAATTCCCCGGTCTTCGGATCGTCGCCACGGAGAGCGGCCGCGCGTGGACGTACCGCTACAAGAGCCCGATCGACGGGCGCATGCGACAGACGAAGCTCGGCGAGTGGCCGGCGATGTCGGTGCATCTGGCTGTCGCGGCGTGGGATGGGCTGCGCAGGGCGCGCGAGGCCGGGGAAGATCCCGCGCTTGCTGCGAAGGAAGCGCGGGCAGAGAAGCGCCGGCAGGTCGAGGCGAAGCGCCGGCAGGCCATGACCGCCGCCTATACCGTGCTCGACGTGTGCAACGACTACTACGCCGGACACATCCGCATCACCCGGCAACGGAAGGGCGCAGCCGAGGTCCGGCGCATGTTCGATCTGGACCTCGGCGCAACCGCCTCCCTCCCTGCAGCAACGCTCACCCGCAGCCAGGCCTTTGACCTCATCCGGTCCATCGCTGAGCGTGCCCCGGTGCAGGCGCAGAACCTCCGCTCGGAACTGGGCGCGGCGTGGGACTACGCGATCGACTCGGGGAGGCTGCCGGACACATCGCCGAACTGGTGGCGACTTATCTTGAGAGGCAAGATCAAGAGCAAGGGGAAGAAGATTGGCGGCCAGCACGTCGGCACGTCGAAGCGCGTACTGACGGCCGACGAGACAGGCGAGGTCATCCGATGGCTGCCGAACTTCTCCTCGCTCGTCGAGGACGTGCTGACGCTCTACCTCTGGACGGCGACGCGCGGCGCGGAGATCTGCGGCATGTCCGGCAGCGAAGTGCGCGAGGAGGCGGACGGCATTCTGTGGTGGCAGTGCCCGAAGGAGAAGACGAAGAACGCCCGCCACGAGAACGCCACGGACCTGCGCGTACCGCTCTTCGGGCGCGCGCGCACGGTCGTGCTACGCCGGAAGGATCTGTACGGGGCTGGCTATCTGTTCCCGGCGAAGACGAAGGTCGTGAAGCCTGTCGAGCAGAAGACGGTGCAGGTCGCCGTCTATCACCACCAGCCCTACAGCCGCACGAGGCCGGATGAGCCGAGGCCGCGGTTGCCGGTGACGCACTGGGCGCCGCACGATCTGCGCCGGACAGCGCGCACGCTGCTCGCGTCGATCGGTTGCCCGAACGAGGTCGGCGAGGCGGTCATCGGGCACATGCAGCCGGGGATCGTCGGGACGTACAACCTGCATTCCTACGACGATCAGCGGGTGGAGTGGCTCCGACGTCTGGATGCGCACCTGGAGGGGCTGGCTCGAAGGTAA
- the mutS gene encoding DNA mismatch repair protein MutS, with translation MQQYLRLKAQHPSTLLFYRMGDFYELFFEDAEKAARLLDITLTTRGQSGGRPIRMAGVPFHAVEQYLARLVKLGESVVIAEQVGEPGATKGPMERAVSRIVTPGTLTDAALLDDRRDALLLAASVHRGVLGLAWLNLANGDLRLMQCAAENLQAQFERLRPAEVLVPDGLALPLLERLVPALRRLADWQFDPQTGLRLLTTHFGTRDLAGFGVAETGADGLPLALGAAAALYDYAQATQRQTLAHVTGLTVERESEYLRLDAATRRNLELTETLRGEPAPTLLSLLDGCVTSMGSRWLRHALHHPLRERAIPAARQAAVAELVGETTDYGIDSRDGRLAAAVRTTLRGVADVDRITARIALRSARPRDLSALRESLARLPALGEALSACGAALLVELRAALEIAPDPLALLQRAIAAEPAAMVRDGGVIGPGFDPELDELRAIQSNCGEFLLALEARERARSGIANLKVEFNRVHGFYIEVSRANADKVPDDYRRRQTLKNAERYITPELKAFEDKALSAQERALAREKLLYDQILDALAGHIPALQRIARALATVDALAAFADAALRNGYVQPRFIDTPGVHITGGRHPVVERQVENFIHNDARLAPTRRMLMITGPNMGGKSTFMRQVALICLLAHVGSFVPAEAAELGPLDAIFTRIGASDDLASGRSTFMVEMTEAAAILHGATAHSLVLMDEIGRGTSTFDGLALAFAIARHLLEKNRSLTLFATHYFELTRLAADYPECANVHLDAVEHGHRIVFLHALEEGPASQSYGIEVAALAGIPAGVIRDAKRRLRALENREIDAGPQADLFAALPEPEDEPLSHPVLTELAALDPDTLSPREALEHLYALKRLADA, from the coding sequence ATGCAGCAGTACCTGCGGCTCAAGGCGCAGCATCCTTCCACGCTGCTCTTCTACCGCATGGGCGATTTCTACGAGCTCTTCTTCGAGGACGCGGAAAAAGCTGCGCGCCTCCTCGACATCACCCTGACCACCCGCGGCCAGTCCGGCGGCAGGCCGATCCGGATGGCGGGCGTGCCCTTCCACGCCGTCGAGCAGTACCTCGCCCGCCTGGTGAAGCTGGGCGAATCGGTGGTGATCGCCGAGCAGGTCGGCGAGCCGGGCGCGACCAAGGGGCCGATGGAGCGCGCGGTGAGCCGCATCGTCACCCCCGGTACGCTGACCGACGCCGCGCTGCTCGACGACCGCCGCGACGCCCTCCTGCTGGCGGCCAGCGTGCACCGCGGCGTGCTCGGCCTGGCCTGGCTCAACCTCGCCAACGGCGACTTGCGCCTCATGCAGTGCGCGGCCGAGAACCTGCAGGCCCAGTTCGAGCGCCTGCGCCCGGCCGAAGTCCTCGTTCCGGACGGCCTTGCGCTGCCGCTGCTCGAGCGCCTCGTGCCGGCACTGCGGCGCCTGGCCGACTGGCAGTTCGACCCCCAGACCGGCCTCCGCCTGTTGACCACGCACTTCGGCACCCGCGACCTCGCCGGTTTCGGCGTTGCCGAGACCGGCGCGGACGGCCTGCCGCTGGCGCTCGGTGCGGCGGCGGCGCTGTACGACTACGCCCAGGCCACCCAGCGCCAGACCCTGGCCCACGTCACCGGCCTCACCGTCGAACGCGAATCCGAATACCTGCGCCTGGACGCCGCGACCCGGCGCAATCTCGAACTGACCGAGACCCTGCGCGGCGAACCTGCCCCCACCCTGCTGTCGCTGCTCGACGGCTGCGTCACCAGCATGGGCTCGCGCTGGCTGCGCCATGCGCTGCACCACCCGCTGCGCGAGCGCGCCATCCCCGCCGCACGCCAGGCCGCAGTCGCGGAGCTGGTCGGCGAAACCACCGACTACGGCATCGACAGCCGCGACGGCCGCCTGGCCGCAGCGGTGCGCACAACGCTGCGCGGCGTCGCCGACGTGGACCGCATCACCGCCCGCATCGCGCTGCGCAGCGCGCGCCCGCGCGACCTCTCGGCGCTGCGCGAAAGCCTCGCCCGCCTGCCCGCGCTGGGTGAGGCCTTGTCGGCGTGCGGCGCGGCGCTGCTGGTCGAGCTGCGCGCTGCGCTGGAGATCGCCCCCGACCCTCTGGCCCTGCTGCAGCGCGCGATCGCCGCCGAGCCCGCCGCCATGGTGCGCGACGGCGGCGTGATCGGACCCGGCTTCGACCCCGAACTCGACGAACTGCGCGCGATCCAGAGCAATTGCGGCGAATTCCTCCTCGCCCTTGAAGCGCGCGAGCGCGCGCGCAGCGGCATCGCCAACCTCAAAGTGGAGTTCAACCGCGTCCATGGCTTCTATATCGAAGTCAGCCGCGCCAACGCCGACAAGGTGCCCGACGACTACCGCCGCCGCCAGACGCTGAAGAACGCCGAACGCTATATCACCCCGGAACTGAAAGCCTTCGAAGACAAGGCCTTGTCGGCGCAGGAGCGCGCCCTGGCACGCGAGAAACTGCTCTACGACCAGATCCTCGATGCCCTCGCCGGCCACATTCCGGCACTGCAGCGCATCGCCCGCGCGCTGGCGACGGTAGACGCGCTCGCCGCCTTCGCCGACGCTGCGCTGCGCAACGGCTACGTGCAGCCGCGCTTCATCGACACCCCCGGCGTGCACATCACCGGCGGCCGCCACCCGGTGGTCGAACGCCAGGTGGAAAACTTCATCCACAACGACGCCCGCCTCGCCCCCACCCGCCGCATGCTGATGATCACCGGCCCCAACATGGGCGGCAAATCGACCTTCATGCGCCAGGTCGCGCTGATCTGCCTGCTCGCCCACGTCGGCAGCTTCGTCCCGGCCGAGGCTGCCGAGCTCGGCCCGCTCGACGCGATCTTCACCCGCATCGGCGCCTCCGACGACCTCGCCTCCGGGCGCTCGACCTTCATGGTCGAAATGACCGAAGCCGCCGCCATCCTGCACGGCGCCACCGCCCACAGCCTGGTGCTGATGGACGAGATCGGGCGCGGGACCTCCACCTTCGACGGTCTCGCGCTGGCCTTCGCCATCGCCCGCCACTTGCTGGAAAAAAACCGCAGCCTGACCCTGTTCGCCACCCATTATTTCGAACTCACCCGGCTCGCCGCCGACTACCCGGAGTGCGCCAACGTGCATCTGGACGCGGTCGAGCACGGCCACCGCATCGTCTTCCTGCATGCGCTGGAGGAAGGCCCGGCGAGCCAGAGTTACGGCATCGAGGTCGCCGCGCTCGCCGGCATTCCGGCAGGCGTGATCCGCGACGCCAAGCGGCGGCTGCGCGCGCTGGAGAACCGCGAGATCGACGCCGGCCCGCAGGCCGACCTGTTCGCCGCCCTGCCCGAGCCCGAGGACGAACCCCTGTCGCACCCGGTATTGACCGAACTGGCCGCGCTCGACCCCGACACCCTCAGCCCGCGTGAGGCGCTCGAGCACCTCTACGCCCTGAAGCGTCTGGCCGACGCCTGA